A single genomic interval of Chloracidobacterium validum harbors:
- a CDS encoding MFS transporter has protein sequence MKALLRHSFMRQWAADWSPLRGRAFRLYFSGQAVSLLGTWMQITAQSWVVWELSHSMRAQGIVALLGAVPLVLLAPWAGAAADRFDRRKLLIVAQVAAMGLAFALALLVQTGLIQLWHVYGLSLLLGVVAAVEMPAQQAFIGDLVGMAEIRKALALNGIIVQLGRTVGPALAGWAIAHIGIAEAFWVNGVSFLAVIASLLAIRVVTSERVVSADDRPGGFDEAVRYLLAQPRLLDLLAFTTLASFFVLSNLTIYPALATVVLGGDSRTLGWLLGASGIGALIGSVLVTHLSRALPRVGWALVGCSIWAGAMILCNSFSRTLPTAMACIVATGLTVPFIFTTANGLTQMLAPPQMRGRLLSILLMVGFGLQPIAAIGVGWIGDRFGASQALFFNGCCLVLGGAAMAVRHGLLTWQVGNGTPSVAHQDEPLPAQV, from the coding sequence ATGAAAGCGTTGCTTCGCCATTCTTTCATGCGTCAGTGGGCGGCGGATTGGTCGCCACTCCGGGGGCGTGCGTTTCGGCTTTATTTCAGTGGTCAGGCGGTGTCGCTCCTTGGTACCTGGATGCAGATTACTGCCCAGTCCTGGGTTGTATGGGAGTTGAGCCACTCGATGCGGGCGCAGGGGATTGTGGCGCTTCTGGGGGCTGTCCCGCTCGTTTTACTCGCGCCTTGGGCCGGGGCTGCGGCTGACCGTTTCGACCGCCGGAAACTCCTCATCGTCGCGCAGGTTGCGGCTATGGGGCTGGCCTTTGCGCTGGCCTTACTGGTGCAAACTGGATTGATTCAACTTTGGCACGTTTATGGACTGTCATTGCTGCTTGGCGTGGTGGCGGCGGTCGAGATGCCCGCGCAGCAGGCTTTCATCGGTGACTTGGTTGGGATGGCCGAGATACGCAAGGCCCTGGCCCTCAACGGCATCATCGTACAGCTTGGGCGCACCGTCGGGCCGGCGCTGGCCGGCTGGGCCATTGCCCACATCGGCATTGCAGAGGCCTTTTGGGTCAACGGCGTTAGCTTTCTTGCCGTAATAGCCAGCCTTTTGGCCATTCGCGTTGTCACGAGCGAGCGCGTGGTCAGCGCGGATGACCGACCAGGTGGCTTTGATGAGGCTGTTCGCTACCTGTTGGCACAGCCGCGCCTCCTCGATTTGCTGGCGTTCACAACCTTGGCATCGTTTTTTGTGCTGTCGAATTTGACCATCTATCCGGCACTGGCGACGGTTGTTTTGGGTGGCGACTCCCGGACCTTGGGCTGGCTCCTTGGCGCTTCTGGAATCGGCGCCCTCATTGGTTCGGTGCTGGTAACCCACCTTAGTCGGGCGCTGCCGCGTGTGGGGTGGGCGCTGGTTGGGTGCTCGATATGGGCCGGCGCCATGATTCTTTGCAACTCGTTCAGTCGTACGCTTCCGACGGCGATGGCCTGCATCGTGGCAACGGGCTTGACCGTCCCATTTATTTTCACCACCGCCAACGGGCTGACGCAGATGCTTGCACCTCCACAGATGCGCGGCCGGCTGTTGAGCATCCTGCTCATGGTAGGTTTTGGCTTGCAGCCTATCGCTGCAATCGGCGTCGGCTGGATTGGCGACCGGTTTGGCGCGTCACAGGCGCTGTTTTTCAACGGTTGCTGCTTGGTGCTGGGCGGCGCGGCCATGGCCGTCCGCCATGGTTTGTTGACTTGGCAAGTCGGCAATGGTACGCCCAGCGTTGCCCACCAGGATGAACCGTTGCCGGCGCAAGTTTGA
- the lysS gene encoding lysine--tRNA ligase, whose amino-acid sequence MEDNEYTQQRRRHLAEIQKLGLPLYPAGYARTHTIDAIVSAYGDLSTEALEAASQAVRVAGRIQAINLMGKAAFLRFTDGTATLQAYLRKNELPEDQWTLFKLLDLGDFIGVEGKLFRTRTGELSVHTTTLTFLTKAILPPPDKHSGLQDIELRYRRRYADLIANRDVRLVFVKRAKIIQAIRRFFDARGYLEVETPMLHPIASGATARPFVTHHNALDMPLYARIAPELYLKRLIVGGFEKVYEINRNFRNEGLSTRHNPEFTMLEFYEAYATYEDLMTLTEDLITNVVAQTCETETIPYGEATISFARPWRRLTMQEAIATYWPTDDKPQPTDLADLDGVTRALQRLSLPIPPNAGYGKCLGELFEQVAEPHLIQPTFITRFPTELSPLARHADDDPNFVDRFELFIGGMECANAFSELNDPDEQRRRFEQQLAERAKGDVEAMPLDEDFIRALSYGMPPTAGEGIGIDRLVMLLTNQRSIRDVILFPHLRPEGSAAPAPAAKTPQCDAQPA is encoded by the coding sequence ATGGAAGACAACGAATATACCCAACAACGCCGCCGGCACTTGGCTGAAATCCAAAAGCTCGGATTGCCGCTCTACCCGGCCGGCTATGCGCGAACCCACACGATTGACGCCATCGTGTCCGCCTATGGCGACCTTTCGACCGAGGCGCTGGAAGCTGCGAGTCAGGCAGTGCGCGTCGCCGGACGCATCCAGGCCATCAATCTCATGGGCAAAGCCGCCTTTCTTCGCTTCACGGACGGCACGGCAACCCTCCAGGCCTACCTGCGGAAAAATGAACTCCCCGAAGACCAGTGGACGCTCTTCAAGCTGCTCGACCTGGGGGACTTCATTGGCGTCGAAGGCAAGCTCTTTCGGACGCGCACTGGCGAACTCTCCGTCCACACCACCACGCTCACCTTTCTGACCAAAGCCATCCTACCGCCCCCGGATAAGCATTCCGGGCTTCAGGACATCGAGTTACGTTACCGGCGGCGCTATGCCGACTTGATCGCCAACCGCGATGTGCGCCTGGTCTTCGTCAAGCGGGCCAAGATCATCCAGGCGATTCGGCGTTTCTTTGACGCGCGGGGCTACCTCGAAGTCGAAACGCCTATGTTGCACCCGATTGCCTCCGGCGCGACGGCGCGACCATTTGTGACGCACCATAACGCGCTCGACATGCCCCTTTATGCGCGAATCGCGCCGGAGCTGTACCTGAAACGGCTGATTGTGGGCGGTTTTGAAAAGGTTTACGAAATCAACCGCAACTTTCGCAATGAGGGGCTTTCGACGCGCCATAACCCGGAATTCACCATGCTGGAATTCTATGAAGCCTATGCCACATACGAAGACCTCATGACGCTCACCGAAGACCTCATCACGAACGTCGTGGCCCAAACCTGCGAGACCGAGACGATTCCATACGGAGAAGCCACGATTTCGTTTGCGCGTCCGTGGCGGCGGCTGACGATGCAGGAGGCCATCGCCACTTACTGGCCGACCGATGACAAACCGCAGCCGACCGACCTTGCCGACCTTGACGGCGTAACGCGCGCACTCCAGCGTCTCAGCCTACCGATCCCACCAAACGCCGGTTACGGCAAGTGCCTTGGTGAGCTGTTTGAGCAGGTTGCCGAGCCGCACTTGATTCAACCAACGTTCATCACCCGCTTCCCAACCGAACTCAGCCCGCTCGCGCGCCATGCCGACGATGACCCAAACTTCGTGGACCGCTTTGAACTCTTCATTGGTGGGATGGAGTGCGCCAATGCCTTTTCAGAACTCAACGACCCAGACGAACAGCGGCGGCGCTTCGAGCAACAACTGGCGGAACGGGCCAAAGGTGACGTCGAAGCCATGCCACTCGACGAAGACTTCATCCGGGCGCTGTCCTACGGGATGCCACCAACAGCCGGCGAAGGAATCGGCATTGACCGGCTCGTCATGCTGCTGACGAATCAGCGTTCGATTCGGGATGTGATTCTATTTCCGCATCTGCGGCCGGAGGGTTCGGCGGCGCCAGCGCCCGCAGCGAAAACGCCGCAATGTGACGCGCAACCCGCTTGA
- a CDS encoding RNA polymerase sigma factor, with protein sequence MASSDTTPALPSSALPSAAVDTPDALKDLPAEQHAAIAELEEISQSPGDTSRDRAADIELVDRCRAGEAAAWEHLVRQYSRRVYHLAYKFVGRHEQAEDLTQEVFLKIYRSLDQYNPDVGDLPNWLLRLARNLIIDDYRRRQRQPVDGSEDIEVHVHHLRSSTDHPHRHIERKEQSLQIMQAIEKLSPDLRQCVIMRDIEEMTYQEIVEKLQIPEGTVKSRINRGRIELARILRRMKVIGT encoded by the coding sequence ATGGCTTCGTCAGATACCACCCCAGCCCTACCATCGAGCGCCTTGCCGAGCGCGGCGGTGGATACGCCTGATGCTCTGAAAGACTTGCCGGCTGAGCAGCACGCCGCCATCGCCGAGCTAGAGGAAATTTCCCAGTCACCGGGCGATACCTCACGGGACCGCGCGGCGGACATCGAGCTGGTGGACCGCTGCCGCGCCGGTGAAGCGGCGGCTTGGGAGCACCTCGTCCGCCAATACTCCCGACGGGTGTATCACCTGGCCTACAAGTTTGTCGGACGCCACGAGCAGGCCGAAGACCTGACGCAGGAAGTTTTTCTCAAGATTTACCGTTCACTCGACCAGTACAACCCGGACGTCGGCGACCTCCCCAACTGGCTGCTCCGGCTGGCGCGCAATTTGATTATTGATGACTATCGTCGCCGGCAACGCCAGCCGGTGGACGGCAGCGAAGATATCGAAGTCCATGTCCACCACTTGCGTAGCAGCACGGACCATCCCCACCGCCATATCGAGCGCAAGGAGCAATCCCTGCAAATCATGCAGGCCATCGAGAAACTTTCCCCTGACCTGCGCCAGTGCGTCATCATGCGCGACATCGAAGAAATGACCTACCAGGAAATCGTCGAAAAGCTTCAGATTCCCGAAGGCACGGTCAAGTCCCGGATCAATCGCGGACGCATCGAGTTGGCACGTATCCTGCGCCGAATGAAAGTCATCGGAACGTGA